In Cyprinus carpio isolate SPL01 unplaced genomic scaffold, ASM1834038v1 S000006694, whole genome shotgun sequence, the genomic window agcagGATATAAGGGTTACTTCCGACTAATGGGTTTATGTGCATTCTTCTGAAACGCTGTGGAATAACGTTTTGAATATACACTCTAAATGCTTATGACTGGATTACGTACAAGTTGTGATGAGCTTAAAATAGTGCTGTGTATTATAGCTGCATTCTCATGCTGCATGGCCTCGGGTACACAATGAGCTGTCATCTGGCAAATTTCCGACTGCTGTTTTAAATGATTGCCTGTTGCAGTGTTTGTTGCAGGTGGGTATGAGACACTTTAGTTTTAGTCCCTTTTCAATGTCTTTGAAGCACTTTTTTCAATGCAgtattttgttattgttcttAGTTTACAGAGcagtggttttgtttgttttgcttttgtatgTTACTGTATTATTTCCCAATAATTTGTAAATCAGAGCACAATTAAATAGGGATTTGAACGGCAATAAAGACTCATGCTATTTATCTATGTAAAGCCTGTTTCTTTAAAGACAGCAGCTGTAATGTTCTGTTCTTCCCCTGCTGTAGGACGCTGCAAAATATTGGCAGTGTTGCTGATTGATTTTAACTGTCAAActgggtcattcctgttatgcagtaaAATGTACTGAGCACTTTaactataaaaaatgaatatgccTTTATTGGAATTTAAAGAATTATATCTTAATGGTTACAGTACAGCAGACTTTCAAAACAATATGGTCTGGTCAAATTCAGGAAActatttagacaatgaaaaaaataGGATAGAACCTACGTAATAGGAAGAAAATATAGAGCTAAAGTAAAAAATTGCTCAGTGAGATTTACAGAGTTTGCTTATATGAGGGTGACAACCTgaaattatttgacatttaaaatcataCCGTTTTCTGTaataacagatattttttttaaatcctacatTTCCTCATGAtgtaatgttgtttgtttgtttgtttgcaatggggacatttaaaaaaaaacaacaaaaaaaaaaaacacagtttatttattacaatattcctTATTAAATGTTAGGGAATAATGTCCAACACCCACTCAAACAAAAGTGTCACTTAAAATTCTCTCCTATGTTCGCTTTATGTGTTATTGcgataaaacaaaaatgatttgcatGACTGAAAATCTTGAGTTTAATATTTCACACATCAGAAGTGCgttcatgaaaatgaaaagtataaCAGGAATGACTTAGTTGGTGTTTAACATATCCGCTAGATGGGGCATTTTCTTAGACCCGTCATAACTGTACTTTACAGAATACATTCTTAACACGGAGCTCTGTGGAGAAATCCATCACTCACCCTTTAAGTATAAAGCGTTTTACTTAGCTCCAAGAAATAACTGGCATTTTGAAATGGTCTTAGTTTTTGGAGGTAATTATGTAACATATTCATCTCTTTCTGTGGAGATTCAATTaaataaagagtaataataaaaaggttaCCCTGTGTGACACACAAACTACATGTACCTAAGTTAAGAAATGACAGAAATGTGCTGtcacaaacatgcaaataatacCGAGTATCGTTCTCCATGATTTGTGAATTCAGGTGACGCTGTCCTTCGTAATTTTTTCACAGCAAAGCTCTTGTCCGTAAACCTCTTGGTAAGTCCGCTAGTAAGGAATGTGAAGGATAGGCGTTCTTTATGTTTAAAGTCTATTACCAATAAACACGCAGACTGCTGgaatacaaaaacattgttttaggtCGAGCTCGatttgtgaaaactttcacaaTCGCATTTTACCATGTTACAAATATTTTCCAAGCTATTGAAAACTTTTATTATGAACAACGTCTCTGGTTGGCTGGGCAGAGGGCGGTGTTTACTGCAGCGTACTTCACATTGATTCGTAAATCCAGAATTAGCCTCCTCAGTGCGGGAGACTGATAGCTGCAGCGGAGCGCTGTGATTCGGTCTGACGGCGAGCTTTGCACTCTTGCACTGTAAGTGACCTTTTTTATAGATTTTCACGGATGCCATCGGCCAGAtatgtttttcttcttccttttttttctttactggcTGAATTAGAATGTAAACCCTTATGCCGCCAGGAAGTGGATTTGTGATGTGGCATCCAGAGGTTGATAAAGAGCTGCACAGCTGGAGTTGTACAGATGGTTTTAAAGATAAAAACTTACATTGATTAAGATTGTTATCATAAGGAGCATCCCTGCAGTATTTTTCATCATGACATTtaaacagaatattattttttatatggatTTATGACATATTGAAACCCCCAATGGAAGCCACCTAACCGGTACTGACTGGTTTTGAACCATTCTTTGCCATTGGGCTAAAATGATGAAATTCTGACAACTGATTTCAAAACGAGACaccatataaataatgtaatttatcctGCAGTGTTCGCTCTTTAAAGAGCATCATTgttttaacatataaaatataacctatgatgtgtgcatgcattttaataataagcTATTAAAATAGAGTCATATATGGTCATGAATGCATACTATTGGGCAGTAAGTGAGCTGTTTGGGGGGAAAGTGTCATAAAACACGGCGTCTTTGTTCAAAGTTCAGTTCAGATCAAGAGGCGCGTGCATCGGTCATTATCTTATTACTGCAATCCATAACGTGCGCGCGCTGTTGTGGTGTTTTCATTGTAGGGAAACGTAATGTAGTCGTTTTGTTGCGATATCCGATTCGTGAAtcaattgttcttttgagtcggatctttgTTTAGCGAATCGGTTGAGCCTGTCTGAACCCTAACTATTATTCACTAAAATGACTGAACGATTCGTAGACGAATTGGATTGAATCATCTCTTGTCAAATTTGAAATAAAcctgaactaaactaaactaatcgGTAAATAGAAGAACATGTTATATAAAacgtaaattaaatattttaatatttactttgtatataAAGTTGAGTTGGTTTCACTAAATTGAAAATCATGCTCcgatatttaaattaatttaattaagtacttaatgtatatacacattttaagtTCGAAAACATTTTTTGGGAATTATGGCTGATCTACATAAacactattattaataaaacataatagaattaaaatgtaaaaataatagaACAAAAATCAATGCCTTCATATTGAGACGTTTCTTAGCAATTAATATGCCACACTGAATTCTTTTCGAATCGGTTATTTGAAACGAACAGTTCAAAAGAATCGATTAGCGCAGCTGAGTCGGTCTTGCTATCACCAGTCAGACGCGTTACAAACTGGACATCAAGTGATCTCGTGcaaaacacatgcacatgatTTGATTTAAAGAGACACGGGCCCACTTTTGTAGCTGTCAGCCGTTGAAGCGTTTGATTTATTGTCCTCCTTTAGCCGTATCTGGTGCATTGTCAAGATAAAATGTCACCAAGCTGCACATTTAAAGCgcgtgatttatttatttctgccaCTGCGAATGATTTTTCTTGCAATATGCACttgtaaataaatgcttaaattctGTTTCTCCTTAAAATTTTATCTGGACTCAACCTTGAAGCATTTGATAATGAAGCTGGTTTTCTATTTGTCATTGGAAAGGCATGGTTCAGCCAAAAATAGTAACCTCGTATAATTTTAAACaggtatggctttctttcttaaGTGGAAGTAAGGAAAATGATACAGTGAATGTTGATTAAAATTGCAGTCCTTCACATTCTGTCTAATATCTTTTgtctttcacagaagaaagatgaaaataaatgagaatgagtaactgatgacattTTTTGAGAGAACGATCCTTTTAACCAATcccatatttaaaatacactgaGACTCAATTTCTAATCTGTTGCTTTTTCTAGTTTTGTATAGAAAAACAGGCTGTATATACACAGAGGCGCTGCTTTTTGTATGTGGAATAGCCTTATGTCGTTTTCAGTGTGactgatgttttcttttctttggttGGCTGGTCAGCTGTCTTTAGCAGCTACATGCTGATTCAGCGGTGGCTTAACCAGAAGAAGAATGTCATGTGCAAGcattatttggttttgtttctgGAGGGAAAAATCTAAAAAGGCTTTTGATTTACTagatgttattacattttaaaatttactaatttattcaaattagatttcacaatgttactgttttcacGTATTTCGGAACAAGTAAATACAGTTTAGGTgcagagacttcttttaaaaacaataaaaaacagaagtGTACTTACCATCAAAAATAACTTGTGTGTTACAAGATAAAAAGAAGTGTTTTTAACAGTGTAATGTTTTCACAGTGTACCATGGCAGCTGAGCTCTCCACCTCCATAAATATTAAAGAGCCACGCTGGGATCAGGGAACATTTGTGGGGCGAGCAAAGCATTTCTTCACCGTCACAGACCCCAGAAACATCCTTCTGTCAAATGAACAATTAGAAAAAGCACGTCAGATAATTCTGGATTACAAGTAAGATTTTTCTCTGCattatttatgtagttttgtatAGCGTTTCATGCTACAAATGCGACATAGTTTTCTAGATAACAAATAcgttaccatcatcatcatcatcatcatttctcTTTGAAGAAAAGGGGTGGTAACACCAGGTCTCACAGAAGACGAGCTATGGAGGGCAAAGTATGTTTTTGACTCCGCATTCCATCCAGACACAGGCGAGAAAATGCTCCTGATTGGTCGCATGTCTGCTCAGGTCCCCATGAACATGACCATCACTGGATGCATGATGACGTTTTACAGGTGAAATCATGCTGAATTTTGCTGTGTAATCCATTATTGTAGTGTAGCTGTAGGAATTGTTGGACATTTTCTGGATAAATGATTTGTCTTCAAATAAtgctgaatatttatatttttttcttgcttttagaACAACTCCAGCAGTTCTGTTTTGGCAGTGGATCAATCAGTCTTTCAATGCAATAGTCAACTATACCAACAGGAGCGGAGAGGACCCCCCATCACAGTAAAGtgagtagggttgggtatcgagaACCGGTTCCAAATTTCCCTTAACCATGTATTCAATAAGACACGGGGAGTTTCGATTCCACTTAACGATTCCTGTGTTcgcattttaatgtgattttaaacgaTTTAAGCGCAGGAAGTGTAAGAACTTGTGTACTGTTTTGTGTGCGcggcacacatctgaagcgcgagCACAGAGAAACGTAACGTAAACAGgcgagaaagaaaacaaataagtattttagATCCGCATGCGTTTGgtgttaaagagacagcagcctaataaacaaGCTGCCtgtcattcattttaaacaaagaactaaagaaaatcattcactgatcttgactgaatatcTTTCGTAACTTTCATgaggattaatctatattttatttatgaaaagaaaacggtagtgtttttaagcatttgatttcaatttttgaaatttgttcagttgtatatatttatgctatTAATAACTGATTTGTTTGTtactattttattactgactgtgtactTGTCTTTAACAATGTAATGTTATGTTAGTctagttgtttatttttgttaaaactgtaGGGCCTAAGTGTTCTGTAGGCTGCTGCTCATGTATTTTTGCTCATGTTACAGTATAgagctgcaacagaatgctttgtaaaaagacagaataaatatgtttgaccttttttattgggatttttttttttatcttattggaatcaaaactaggaatcgataagaaggggaatcgataagcagaattggaatcaataaaattcaaacgatacccaaccctaaaaGTGAGAGGACTTTAGATCATGCATATGAACATTTGTTTcacttaatgcattaattatctTGTGCTCTACTTTGACCTAATTTACAAAATCCCTAAATTCCTTATATGTCCTTGCAGCCAGCTTGGTACAGCGTATGTATCAGCGACCACAGGAGCCGTGGCTACTGCTTTAGGACTAAATGCATTAGCAAAGGTAAAGGTCTTGCTTTCTAATGTTTAAGGGCTGTAACAATTTCACAGAAAAGTAATACATATTAGAATGTTTCCTGCTCAGTGCtcactttttgttttcatgtattaatcaatattcatgtttaaactaaaaatgattttactaTCTTTCAGCATGTGTCTCCATTAATAGGACGCTTTGTTCCTTTCGCTGCTGTAGCTGCTGCTAACTGTATTAATATTCCACTCATGAGACAACGGTAAATAATTACCTAAAACAAATCTTTTGCATGAAGAGCTTTGACCTCATTTTACTAGGGTTGCTCAGATTGGTTGTTCGGTAGTCTCTCTCATGCCTTTtatatatgtgaccttggaccataaaagcagtcataagtagtaGGGGTAtattagcaatagccaacaatacattgtatgggtcaaaatgatttaattttcttttatgccaaaaatcattagtacattaagtaaagatcatgttccataaagatatttttttcaatttcctactgtaaatatattaaaacttaatttttgattagtaatatgcattgctgagaacttcatttggacaactttaaaggggattttctcaatatttttattttttgcacccttagattctagattttcaaatagttgaatctcagccaaatattgtcataccctaacaaaccatacatcaatggaaatcttatcttttgtaatattataaatgtctttactaccactattttaatgcatccttgctgaataaaagtataatttccaaaaaaaacatttgaccgGAAGTGTATATTGTGTGCTGCTGTTCATGATTTAATAGACATGAAGTGATGTAAACTATGTTcttccttttgtttttgaatcagtGAACTCAAACATGGCATCCCAGTAACAGATGAGAATGACAATCGGTTAGGAGAATCTTCAAAGGCAGCTCAACAGGCCATCACACAAGTAGTGGTTTCCAGAATCCTCATGGCCTCTCCAGGAATGGGTTCGTTTACTCTAAATCTCTGAATCTGTCTTTTATTAAGCTGACTGCAATAGAATAGGACTTTGCACCTATGTTTATAAAATTCATGCACGTACAGTGacgtccaaaagtctgagaccacactgaaaatctggaatctagtTTTTAAATCTAGTAATAATGTTGAGGGATTTTATATgtaatagaatataaaatatcagGATTTTTATGAGTGGTCTCAAACTTTAAAACCCCACACTGTAGGTCTTATGCACAGGCAATGCTAAAGTGCATAACTGGTTTGTGACACTGTAATTACACATAAATAATCTATCATTCTAATTAAATCTTCCTATAGCCATCCCTCCCTTTTTAATGAACTCTTTGGAAAAGAAGGCCTTCCTGAAGGTAAATTCTAACctacattataaacattttgtttacatgaaTGATGATAAAACCTTAGAAGTAttctaaattaaagttttttagcCTTAGCAGAGCACGCAGCTACAGTGTCCGGTCTGCTTGAATGCAGTAGCCCTTAAAATAGCCCAATACAATCATGGGCTTTGTTGCCAGGTTGATTTTCTCCCCCTTTATTTTTCAGAGGTTTCCGTGGATGAGTGCACCCATTCAGGTTGGCTTGGTTGGGTTCTGGTGAGTTACCAAAGACAGATAGATCGTCTAATAAACAGTTATTTCTTAAAAGGCATTCAAGAATTTGTGACCCATTCTTTtctacattcttttttttcttagccTTGTGTTCGCAACCCCATTGTGCTGTGCGCTATTCCCACAAAAGAGGTGagaacattctcaaaactctttcagaagaattcattttgtttttatgaatcaTTCTGTTGCACTTCATAATTCTAATTAAAATCGTGCAGCTCTATGGCAGTGAGCCGTTTTGGAACCAGAGCTGCAGGAGAAGATTCGAGCCTGTCGTCCTGGAGTAGAGACTGTCTACTTCAACAAAGGACTGTAAAGACAAGCGTCAGTGAATCTGCTCTCTGCTGTAATGGTTTCACCTACCATCTTTGTGTGCCAAAGTTCACCCGTTCCTCTCCATGACATCCCAATTCAGTCATTTTGTAAGAtggttttacatttttgactgtgttttaattgtttttaagctAAATCCTTATTGTCgttgttgatttttttgctgATCTTTTGTCTGACGGTACATACTACTGTACATACatgtacatttcttttttttgatttctgaaataattttgtttgCTGCCAGATTATTCAATGTGCCATTCAATGTCGTTTTCAGTAAGGATCAAAGATAGCTGGTGTTgaccttgtttttcttttccgtTAGTCTGTATTGCATCGTTGTTTTCAGTATTTCATCTCTCCATGAGGGTTGCAGTTTATATGTTAGTGccaaatttcatttcagtttcaagAAAAGTCAAGGGACCTCTTAATGACAATAGTGCAATcctttgaaaaaagttgccaaataCAAACCTCTGCTGCACATTTCCTTAGATGCAGGTTTAATAAAGCGATAAACTACAGCATGGGTTTTAAGAAGAGTTTTATCTATTTTACTATCCTCAGTATTTGAGTTTAACTAGGATGTTATACAAGAATAGTGTGTATGTTCTTATATTTTCTTCTGCCTGTCGACGGTGCATGAACAAACTTTTTTGAATGTGAAAATAGTGTGAGGTTAAAGTTCAAACGTGTTCTCATTGGCTGCTCCAAAGTCCACTCCTCCAGCAGTTCAAGGTAACACATAGTGTTTTAATATAAACTTATCAAACCTGCATCAGTTTTCTGTTTAATGAAAGCCCATTTACTTAAGTCCAGCCTACAAACTTTTTCATGTGACATATTTTGTAACGTTTAAGGTAACAAACAGTGCTCTACATTAAACCTACCAGAATAACTAGAATAATCAAACAGTGTAGAGGTTAATGACTAATGGAAGCTAATGTG contains:
- the sfxn1 gene encoding LOW QUALITY PROTEIN: sideroflexin-1 (The sequence of the model RefSeq protein was modified relative to this genomic sequence to represent the inferred CDS: deleted 3 bases in 2 codons), which produces MAAELSTSINIKEPRWDQGTFVGRAKHFFTVTDPRNILLSNEQLEKARQIILDYKKGVVTPGLTEDELWRAKYVFDSAFHPDTGEKMLLIGRMSAQVPMNMTITGCMMTFYRTTPAVLFWQWINQSFNAIVNYTNRSGEPPITVNQLGTAYVSATTGAVATALGLNALAKHVSPLIGRFVPFAAVAAANCINIPLMRQRELKHGIPVTDENDNRLGESSKAAQQAITQVVVSRILMASPGMAIPPFLMNSLEKKAFLKRFPWMSAPIQVGLVGFCLVFATPLCCALFPQKSSMAVSRLEPELQEKIRACRPGVETVYFNKGL